In Methanoregula sp., a single window of DNA contains:
- a CDS encoding M3 family metallopeptidase, with the protein MMQKMVYGVILCIVLVTLVLLTAQYFPAGIGRSPAAPPVTATPWIQPNLTEPDPREPVSSRYAPGEITRRCDAAFVSANATLDAIAATPEKDRTVDTTLLRFEQAMGDFSDTTEPLSMMSYVYPDPAISAEGSACEEKTGIFMVNVYTRRDLYTAMHGLTPRNADEARLYNKTLRQFEKNGLSLPDDRLANVREMMAKLSRLENRFSTNLNNDNTTLEFTPQDLSGVPANVLAGFKKTDKGTYLVTTKTPDYIAVMQSAGRNETRKQMYYAFNNRQSVENTRLLEEAIVLREQIAQELGFATWADYRIDGRMAGNKETVLAFLAALKEPLKEKTKAEMAELLAVKKKIDPSAASLDPWDISWLEEKVRVEKYTLDDEKIRQYFPLNSTMQGIFDQYSSLLGIRFVEVKDAKVWADGVKLYRIENATSGNTIAYLYADLFPREGKFGHWMLYQITAGRAGPHGSYSIPVSALIANVRAPEGDKPSLLSHDDVIGLFHELGHGLHASLTRAPYATLSGYNVEWDFVETPSQALEEWAWQPQVLEEISGLYTDPAQKLPADLRTRMIEARDLDAGIYYSRQLMFSSEDMVFHTATGPVDVTNISDAMYEETMGIHPIAGGHEPATIGHFMGGYDAGYYGYLWSRVYALNVYARFERDGLTNTTAGMEYRHWILEPGNMQDGDVLLRGFLGKEPGMDVFYEYLHIPVPAK; encoded by the coding sequence ATGATGCAAAAAATGGTATATGGGGTTATCCTCTGTATCGTGCTGGTGACGCTGGTCCTGCTCACTGCCCAGTATTTTCCCGCGGGCATTGGCAGGTCACCGGCAGCTCCGCCGGTTACCGCGACACCGTGGATCCAGCCCAACCTGACGGAGCCCGATCCCCGCGAACCGGTCAGTTCCCGGTACGCTCCCGGCGAGATTACCCGGCGCTGCGATGCAGCGTTTGTATCGGCAAATGCAACGCTCGATGCAATTGCTGCAACCCCTGAGAAGGACCGGACGGTTGACACGACCCTGCTCAGGTTCGAACAGGCCATGGGGGATTTTTCCGATACAACAGAGCCCCTTTCGATGATGAGTTATGTCTATCCTGATCCCGCGATCTCAGCCGAAGGCTCGGCCTGCGAAGAGAAGACTGGGATCTTCATGGTCAATGTCTACACCCGCCGCGATCTCTATACGGCAATGCACGGCCTGACTCCCCGCAATGCGGATGAAGCGCGGTTATACAATAAGACGCTGCGGCAGTTCGAGAAAAACGGGCTCAGCCTGCCGGATGACCGGCTGGCAAACGTCCGGGAGATGATGGCAAAACTCTCCCGGCTGGAGAACCGGTTCTCGACAAATTTAAACAACGACAACACCACCCTTGAGTTTACCCCGCAGGATCTATCGGGGGTACCGGCGAACGTCCTTGCCGGTTTTAAGAAAACTGACAAGGGAACGTACCTTGTCACCACAAAAACACCGGATTATATCGCCGTGATGCAGAGTGCCGGCAGGAACGAGACCCGAAAGCAGATGTATTACGCGTTTAACAATCGTCAGTCCGTTGAGAACACCCGGCTGTTGGAAGAAGCAATTGTCCTGCGGGAGCAGATCGCACAAGAACTCGGGTTTGCCACGTGGGCGGATTACCGGATCGACGGGCGGATGGCCGGAAATAAAGAAACTGTACTCGCGTTCCTTGCCGCACTCAAAGAGCCCCTGAAAGAAAAAACAAAAGCGGAGATGGCAGAACTCCTTGCGGTGAAGAAAAAGATCGACCCTTCGGCTGCCTCGTTAGACCCCTGGGACATTTCCTGGCTTGAGGAGAAAGTCCGGGTTGAAAAATATACGCTTGATGACGAGAAAATCCGGCAGTATTTCCCGCTCAACTCAACCATGCAGGGGATTTTTGACCAGTACTCCAGCCTGCTCGGGATCCGGTTTGTCGAAGTGAAAGACGCAAAAGTCTGGGCTGATGGCGTCAAACTCTACCGGATCGAGAACGCAACTTCGGGAAATACGATTGCGTATCTCTATGCTGACCTTTTCCCCCGCGAGGGAAAATTCGGTCACTGGATGCTCTACCAGATAACGGCCGGCCGGGCAGGACCCCATGGTTCGTACAGCATCCCGGTCTCTGCGCTCATCGCCAATGTGCGGGCGCCCGAGGGGGACAAACCCTCGCTGCTCTCGCACGATGATGTTATCGGGCTCTTCCACGAACTCGGCCACGGCCTCCACGCGAGCCTGACCCGTGCACCGTATGCCACCCTGTCGGGCTACAATGTTGAATGGGATTTTGTCGAGACTCCTTCGCAGGCGCTGGAAGAATGGGCATGGCAGCCGCAGGTGCTCGAAGAAATCTCGGGCCTGTATACCGACCCTGCGCAGAAACTCCCCGCTGATCTCCGCACCCGGATGATCGAGGCCCGCGATCTGGACGCGGGGATCTACTATTCCCGCCAGCTCATGTTCTCCAGCGAGGATATGGTATTCCATACCGCCACCGGTCCGGTGGATGTGACAAACATCTCCGATGCAATGTACGAAGAGACGATGGGGATCCATCCGATCGCCGGCGGCCATGAACCGGCAACCATCGGCCATTTCATGGGGGGATACGATGCCGGTTATTACGGGTACCTCTGGTCGAGAGTGTACGCCCTGAATGTCTATGCCCGTTTCGAGCGCGACGGTCTTACCAACACGACGGCCGGCATGGAGTACCGCCACTGGATCCTTGAGCCGGGGAACATGCAGGATGGCGATGTGCTGCTCCGCGGGTTCTTAGGCAAAGAGCCCGGCATGGATGTGTTCTACGAATACCTGCACATCCCGGTGCCAGCCAAATAA
- a CDS encoding aldo/keto reductase — protein MLYRTVLKTGDKLSILGFGCMRLPMKKGGGGIDEDRAISQIRYAIDHGVNYVDTAPIYHMGKSEPILGRALADGYREKVRLATKLPPWSVFSRADMDRILADQLATLNTDHIDYYLLHSLGKDSWEKLLRLGVLEFLNTAKKDGRIKNAGFSFHSNTETFREIIDAYDWDFCQIQFNYLDEHNQAGITGLQYAAAKRIAVMVMEPLRGGNLAGHVPDDVQKIWDEAPVKRSAAEWGLRWVWNHPEVTVVLSGMNEEVHIDENLRVAETALPGSLTEADLAVLEQARQTYRRLMKVDCTGCRYCMPCPAGVNIPECFAFYNNTAFFPHSRENKMLYVVRLGGIIGDVPSYAGLCRHCGKCERICPQHIPIQKRLTEVSAAFEGRGMGVKRFVMKAVMGGAMWLMGVGGRIKRVVAGRK, from the coding sequence ATGCTTTACCGCACCGTCTTAAAAACCGGCGATAAACTATCTATCTTAGGCTTTGGCTGCATGCGGCTGCCCATGAAAAAAGGCGGCGGTGGCATTGATGAAGACCGGGCGATCAGCCAGATCCGGTACGCCATCGATCACGGGGTCAACTATGTCGATACTGCGCCCATCTATCATATGGGGAAGAGCGAGCCGATCCTCGGGCGGGCGCTTGCCGATGGCTACCGGGAGAAAGTGCGGCTCGCCACCAAACTCCCGCCATGGTCCGTCTTTTCCCGCGCTGACATGGACCGGATTCTTGCCGACCAGCTTGCAACGCTCAACACCGATCATATCGATTACTACCTGCTCCACAGTCTCGGCAAAGACTCCTGGGAAAAACTCCTGCGCCTCGGCGTGCTCGAATTTCTTAATACTGCAAAGAAAGACGGCAGGATAAAAAACGCCGGCTTCTCGTTCCACAGCAACACGGAGACGTTCAGGGAGATCATCGACGCGTACGACTGGGACTTCTGCCAGATCCAGTTCAATTACCTCGATGAGCACAACCAGGCAGGCATCACGGGGCTGCAGTACGCTGCCGCGAAACGGATTGCGGTCATGGTGATGGAACCGCTGCGGGGCGGAAACCTTGCCGGTCATGTGCCGGACGATGTGCAGAAGATCTGGGATGAAGCCCCGGTCAAGCGGAGTGCCGCGGAGTGGGGGCTGCGCTGGGTGTGGAACCATCCCGAGGTCACGGTCGTCCTCTCGGGCATGAACGAGGAGGTCCATATCGATGAGAACCTGCGGGTGGCAGAAACCGCGTTGCCCGGTTCGCTCACGGAAGCCGATCTTGCCGTGCTCGAACAGGCCCGCCAGACCTACCGGCGCTTAATGAAAGTGGACTGTACCGGCTGTCGCTACTGCATGCCGTGCCCTGCGGGTGTCAACATCCCGGAGTGCTTTGCGTTTTACAACAACACCGCGTTCTTCCCCCACAGCCGGGAAAATAAGATGCTCTATGTTGTCCGTCTCGGCGGGATTATTGGCGATGTCCCTTCCTATGCCGGACTCTGCCGCCATTGCGGGAAATGCGAACGGATCTGCCCCCAGCACATTCCCATCCAGAAGCGTCTCACAGAAGTCTCGGCAGCCTTTGAGGGCAGGGGCATGGGGGTCAAGCGGTTTGTGATGAAAGCGGTGATGGGCGGGGCGATGTGGCTGATGGGAGTGGGGGGACGGATTAAGAGGGTGGTGGCGGGGAGGAAGTAG
- a CDS encoding winged helix-turn-helix domain-containing protein → MTGRRTVYEIYWEILVYCKSPRSFTGIINRCDLNSKTGQEYLEFLVARGYLALVTEGEKTVYHSTPAAAEYIGLFSSLYQKLFDATPEFKL, encoded by the coding sequence ATGACGGGACGGCGCACGGTGTACGAGATCTACTGGGAGATCCTTGTCTATTGCAAATCCCCGCGATCCTTCACCGGGATTATCAACCGGTGTGACCTGAACTCGAAGACCGGGCAGGAGTACCTTGAATTCCTGGTGGCGCGGGGATATCTCGCTCTGGTAACCGAGGGGGAAAAGACCGTTTATCATTCGACGCCGGCAGCGGCAGAGTATATCGGGCTCTTTTCCTCGCTGTACCAGAAACTCTTCGATGCCACGCCGGAGTTTAAGCTGTAG
- a CDS encoding cation diffusion facilitator family transporter, whose translation MISRKDEQKAVHDDHDHDHDNDYSHDHGVKEKDGHGHTHGIVDPSILTTERGIWAVKWSFVGLFITAIFQVIIVYYTGSIALLADTIHNFGDALTAIPLLFAFLLARWKPTKRFTYGYGRVEDLAGVFVVLMILVSAIVAGYVSIDRLFHPQEVTFLWAVVAASIIGFIGNEAVARLRIRVGNEIGSAALVADGQHARVDGLTSLAVLFGAVGVYLGFPLADPVVGLLITIAILGIVWESGKTIFTRLIDGVDPEIIDEITHAAEHVNGVKAITDVKVRWLGHRLHAEINMTVDSNLSVESGHAIAKEYRHELLHHLQYLSDATIHVDPATESGADHHHVVEHSHEGLPPHSH comes from the coding sequence ATGATTTCCCGGAAAGATGAACAGAAAGCAGTCCACGACGATCATGATCACGACCATGACAATGACTACAGCCATGATCATGGTGTGAAAGAAAAGGATGGGCACGGCCACACGCACGGGATCGTAGACCCGTCCATCCTTACAACGGAACGCGGGATCTGGGCGGTCAAATGGTCGTTTGTCGGTTTGTTCATCACGGCAATCTTTCAGGTAATCATTGTATATTATACCGGCAGCATTGCACTGCTCGCTGACACCATCCATAACTTCGGCGATGCACTCACGGCAATCCCGCTCCTCTTTGCATTCCTGCTTGCCCGGTGGAAACCTACGAAACGGTTTACGTACGGATACGGCAGGGTCGAGGATCTTGCCGGTGTCTTTGTCGTTCTCATGATCCTGGTCTCCGCGATTGTTGCCGGTTATGTTTCCATCGACCGGCTCTTCCATCCGCAGGAAGTCACTTTTCTCTGGGCGGTTGTAGCGGCATCGATCATCGGGTTCATCGGAAACGAAGCGGTGGCCCGGCTCCGCATCCGGGTGGGCAACGAGATCGGGAGTGCCGCACTCGTGGCTGACGGCCAGCACGCCCGGGTGGACGGGCTGACGAGCCTTGCCGTGCTTTTCGGTGCAGTTGGCGTATATCTCGGGTTCCCTCTTGCCGATCCGGTTGTCGGGTTGCTTATCACGATTGCCATTCTCGGGATTGTCTGGGAATCAGGAAAAACAATATTCACCCGGTTGATTGATGGTGTTGATCCGGAAATCATAGATGAGATCACTCATGCTGCCGAACACGTCAATGGCGTGAAAGCAATAACCGATGTGAAAGTCCGCTGGCTCGGGCACCGGCTCCACGCGGAGATCAACATGACCGTGGACTCAAACCTTTCGGTGGAGAGCGGACATGCGATAGCGAAAGAGTACCGGCATGAACTGCTCCACCACCTGCAGTATCTCTCCGATGCTACCATTCACGTAGATCCCGCAACAGAATCCGGGGCGGATCACCATCATGTTGTGGAACACAGCCACGAAGGGTTGCCGCCGCATTCACACTGA
- a CDS encoding DUF2115 domain-containing protein produces the protein MEPATLVSGISEEYAEEAGMIREAALRIRSARTRGELGTLLVHEVHQYSLFDLQIIGGRLYNDIEKLPSPYREAIRPYFNKQLFGGHHELLAMHRRGAFLAMQTPLADPETFRKFCDMLPEGCFAVNEGSERNPYFRNPKNRFFYYLIAAFSMFVLDKPGHPVGMPFPGGFKVEQRGRDYYCLIRDKEKEVFYSICNFCPSKQTEES, from the coding sequence ATGGAACCCGCAACGTTAGTGTCCGGCATTTCTGAGGAATATGCAGAGGAGGCTGGCATGATACGGGAAGCAGCCCTGCGTATCCGCAGCGCCCGGACCCGCGGGGAACTCGGCACCCTGCTTGTTCACGAAGTGCACCAGTACTCCCTCTTTGATCTCCAGATCATCGGGGGACGCCTCTACAATGATATAGAAAAACTCCCGTCCCCGTACCGCGAGGCGATCCGCCCGTACTTTAACAAGCAGCTCTTCGGTGGGCATCATGAACTTCTTGCCATGCACCGGCGCGGGGCGTTTTTAGCAATGCAGACTCCTCTTGCCGATCCGGAAACGTTCCGGAAATTCTGCGATATGCTGCCGGAAGGATGCTTTGCCGTGAATGAAGGAAGTGAGCGCAACCCGTACTTCCGGAACCCGAAGAACCGCTTCTTCTACTACCTGATCGCAGCGTTTTCCATGTTTGTGCTCGATAAGCCGGGCCACCCGGTGGGCATGCCGTTTCCCGGGGGTTTCAAAGTCGAGCAGCGGGGCAGGGACTACTATTGCCTGATCCGGGACAAGGAAAAGGAAGTATTTTACTCAATCTGTAACTTCTGTCCGTCGAAACAGACCGAAGAGTCCTGA
- a CDS encoding N-formylglutamate amidohydrolase: protein MSICWQTMNTRYPFLLSIPHGGTEIPKEVRPRLLLSDEDLLFYCDPLTRDLFGFPERVDAFIDTPISRMIIDLNRPPLPLPPKDPDGVIKRRTVDGREVYRPGTVPSIEEIHTLMMNHYFPYHQRIDELLDCHPVRVAFDCHSMLPHGSAVQKDAGKIRPMICLGNNGDGQGESRPGSIATAPAAWIAVLADAFRNELSFDREVVLNDPFRGGFIANAHYWRKGIPWIQIEINRALYESTGTGEHAQDKSRERVLALKETIWRVLTAFWKRVGDEPPGKK, encoded by the coding sequence ATGTCCATCTGCTGGCAAACCATGAATACCCGGTATCCTTTCCTGCTCTCCATCCCGCACGGGGGAACGGAAATTCCGAAAGAGGTTCGTCCCCGTCTCCTGCTCAGTGACGAAGACCTCCTTTTCTACTGCGATCCGCTGACACGGGATCTGTTTGGATTCCCGGAACGGGTAGATGCCTTCATCGACACGCCGATTTCCCGGATGATCATCGACCTCAACCGCCCCCCGCTCCCCCTCCCGCCAAAAGATCCCGACGGGGTTATCAAAAGGAGGACAGTTGATGGCAGGGAGGTATACCGCCCGGGCACAGTGCCGTCCATCGAAGAGATCCATACCCTGATGATGAACCATTACTTCCCCTATCACCAGCGTATCGATGAATTACTGGACTGTCATCCTGTCAGGGTCGCGTTTGACTGTCACTCGATGCTGCCGCACGGCTCGGCAGTCCAGAAGGATGCGGGCAAAATACGGCCGATGATCTGCCTTGGCAACAATGGCGATGGGCAGGGCGAGTCCCGGCCGGGAAGCATTGCCACCGCTCCTGCGGCGTGGATCGCGGTTCTTGCCGATGCGTTCCGCAACGAACTCTCGTTTGACCGGGAAGTGGTGTTAAACGATCCGTTTCGGGGCGGGTTTATTGCAAATGCCCATTACTGGCGCAAGGGCATTCCCTGGATCCAGATCGAGATCAACCGTGCCCTCTATGAATCCACAGGAACCGGCGAGCATGCACAGGACAAAAGCCGTGAGCGGGTACTGGCGTTGAAAGAAACGATCTGGCGGGTCCTTACAGCGTTCTGGAAACGGGTCGGCGATGAACCGCCCGGTAAAAAATGA
- a CDS encoding YkgJ family cysteine cluster protein has translation MPIPLRIAALTQERNSLFEFPLERLAGIIREIRFRCTSCAKCCTREFNGHVFLLDRDVTAVKAMDPDALEPAPSPEFCDQNGTFYVSGYALRTQDDETGSCWFLEEGICRIYENRFTICRVYPYMLHREPDEQGIVDWRQFSGLDLHGEYDATIPDEESLAIARETKEYENAFLTQEIQFLEYMQHYFARHHLRHVQKTYDDRLRGFLKGDEITVKVYYDGALEEHRIING, from the coding sequence ATGCCCATTCCCTTACGTATCGCAGCCCTGACGCAGGAGCGCAACAGCCTCTTTGAGTTTCCCCTGGAACGTCTCGCCGGCATCATCCGGGAGATCAGGTTTCGCTGCACATCCTGCGCAAAGTGCTGCACACGGGAGTTCAACGGGCACGTATTCCTGCTCGACCGCGATGTGACGGCAGTAAAAGCCATGGATCCCGATGCACTGGAACCCGCCCCATCACCGGAATTCTGCGACCAGAACGGGACCTTTTATGTCTCCGGGTATGCCCTGCGGACGCAGGACGATGAGACCGGCTCCTGCTGGTTTCTGGAAGAGGGTATATGCCGCATCTACGAGAACCGGTTTACCATCTGCCGGGTGTACCCGTATATGCTCCACCGCGAACCCGACGAACAGGGGATCGTGGACTGGCGGCAGTTCTCCGGCCTCGACCTGCACGGGGAATATGACGCCACCATTCCCGACGAAGAAAGCCTCGCGATCGCCCGGGAGACAAAGGAGTATGAGAACGCATTCCTGACCCAGGAGATCCAGTTCCTCGAATACATGCAGCACTATTTCGCACGCCACCATCTCCGCCACGTACAGAAAACATATGACGACCGGCTGAGGGGATTTTTAAAAGGCGATGAGATCACCGTCAAAGTATATTACGACGGGGCACTCGAAGAGCACCGGATCATTAACGGCTGA
- a CDS encoding flavodoxin family protein — MEPVRELLRSREIGDGAHRVLLTLHREDFSALYPGMIRFALAVSSHEKIRAVFRTNTFEYSPLVPLKAETVAVETADDWEEQLRTNPALFFQEHWPESRRKQRTPSPDMVVIQGSPRGDGNCSILAGWAVEAAHVLGKTVQVIYPHDMSIHCCIGCYQCYNSGSCVFDDDMDEIIDALRDTSLLVVCSPVYTNTVPGGLKLVIDRCQAYHAERVISGGKRGQKGLLFSVAGRKGEVNFTCITRVITAFLRNLDIEPSGEILIDHIDAVKDIRTIDGMERIVKEKIISLVKNHS; from the coding sequence ATGGAACCCGTGCGTGAACTCCTGCGCAGCAGGGAGATTGGTGACGGTGCTCATCGCGTTTTGCTCACGCTGCACCGCGAGGATTTCTCCGCCCTGTATCCTGGGATGATCCGGTTTGCGCTGGCCGTTTCGTCCCATGAAAAGATTCGCGCCGTATTCAGGACCAACACGTTCGAGTACTCGCCGCTGGTTCCCCTGAAAGCAGAGACTGTTGCCGTAGAGACCGCGGATGACTGGGAAGAGCAACTCCGCACGAACCCCGCCCTCTTTTTTCAGGAGCACTGGCCGGAGTCCCGCCGAAAACAGCGTACCCCCTCGCCCGATATGGTCGTGATCCAGGGAAGTCCCCGCGGGGACGGGAACTGCAGCATCCTTGCCGGCTGGGCCGTGGAAGCCGCGCACGTTCTGGGAAAGACGGTACAGGTTATCTACCCCCATGACATGAGCATCCATTGCTGCATTGGGTGTTACCAGTGCTATAACTCTGGCTCGTGCGTCTTTGATGATGACATGGACGAGATCATCGATGCGCTCAGGGACACGTCGCTTCTCGTTGTCTGCTCGCCGGTCTATACCAACACCGTGCCCGGGGGGCTCAAACTGGTCATTGACCGCTGCCAGGCGTACCATGCCGAGCGGGTGATATCCGGCGGGAAACGGGGACAAAAAGGCCTGCTCTTTTCCGTTGCCGGGCGGAAGGGGGAGGTGAATTTTACCTGTATCACCCGTGTCATCACCGCGTTTTTGCGGAACCTGGATATTGAGCCATCCGGCGAAATTCTCATTGACCATATTGATGCGGTAAAGGATATCCGGACCATCGATGGTATGGAGCGCATCGTTAAGGAAAAAATCATCAGCCTTGTGAAAAATCACTCATAA
- a CDS encoding Holliday junction resolvase-like protein, translating into MPLEDLLIPIIISLVLGFALGYLFVKAQITAIEGKYRAELETWKMQAAGEIRKDSVNRARSTLKGKIAEQMAPVLPEFQFNPADARFIGSPVDYIIFDGLTEVADEKCKEIRIVFMDVKKGTGTLTRTQRVIRNAVENKAVSWQTMKIADS; encoded by the coding sequence ATGCCGCTTGAGGATCTTCTCATCCCCATTATCATTTCGCTTGTTCTCGGTTTTGCGCTCGGTTATTTATTTGTAAAAGCGCAGATCACCGCCATTGAGGGGAAATACCGTGCGGAACTGGAAACGTGGAAGATGCAGGCCGCCGGTGAGATACGGAAAGATTCTGTGAACCGGGCACGTTCCACGCTCAAGGGTAAGATCGCAGAACAGATGGCCCCGGTATTGCCGGAGTTCCAGTTCAATCCTGCGGATGCCCGGTTTATCGGCTCTCCTGTGGATTACATTATCTTTGACGGCCTGACCGAAGTTGCCGATGAAAAGTGCAAAGAGATACGGATCGTGTTCATGGACGTGAAAAAAGGTACAGGAACTCTCACAAGAACCCAGCGGGTGATCCGCAATGCCGTCGAGAATAAGGCTGTTTCCTGGCAGACGATGAAGATAGCCGATTCGTAA
- a CDS encoding DEAD/DEAH box helicase produces the protein MNTRIQFSDFHLSKELGKAIEDMGFEEPSPIQALAIPLIQAGRDVTAQAQTGTGKTAAFGIPVIEKIDPAKRVVQAIVLCPTRELCIQIAEEFSHLLAHLPKVYVLPVYGGQPIDRQLRALHSGVHIVIGTPGRVMDHLDRRTLSLHDVHTVVLDEADQMLDMGFRDDIELILKKVPQDRQTLLFSATLPQPIIDISKRFMNKPEFVKVQYAELTVPKIEQSYIEVKEREKIDILCRLIDIADPHLSIIFCNTKRRAEELAGKIKARGYRAEELHGDMKQSQRDRVMGGFRKGSIEILIATDVAARGIDVDDVDMVINFDIPQDVEYYVHRIGRTGRAGKSGKAITFVSPKDFNKLREIQHYAKVQIPRMPVPSQSDVAETRTKAVLEAVRETIQAGGLETFVRVIEKETEGDLNTVDIAAALLKMQMEERLEAPAEKREEVDFADTGAEVGMVRFFLAVGRQHKVAPKDIVGAIAGETGIPGKAIGAIRILDSYSFVEIPKENANEVYTIMKERTIRNQPTGIEPAAGKRAY, from the coding sequence ATGAATACTCGTATACAGTTCTCCGACTTCCACCTCTCAAAGGAACTCGGAAAAGCCATTGAAGATATGGGCTTCGAAGAGCCCTCGCCTATCCAGGCACTCGCCATTCCTCTCATACAGGCTGGGCGTGACGTTACCGCCCAGGCACAAACCGGTACCGGCAAGACTGCCGCTTTCGGTATCCCTGTCATCGAAAAGATCGATCCCGCAAAACGTGTTGTCCAGGCAATCGTGCTCTGTCCCACCCGTGAACTTTGCATCCAGATCGCTGAAGAGTTCTCCCACCTCCTCGCCCATCTCCCCAAGGTCTACGTTCTTCCGGTCTATGGCGGCCAGCCTATTGACCGGCAGCTGCGGGCCCTTCACTCCGGTGTCCACATCGTGATCGGTACTCCCGGGCGCGTGATGGACCACCTTGACCGCAGGACGCTCAGCCTCCACGATGTCCACACCGTAGTGCTCGATGAAGCCGACCAGATGCTCGACATGGGTTTCAGGGACGACATCGAACTGATCCTAAAGAAGGTTCCGCAGGATCGCCAGACCCTGCTCTTCTCGGCAACCCTTCCCCAGCCGATCATTGATATCTCCAAGCGGTTCATGAACAAACCCGAGTTTGTCAAGGTCCAGTACGCTGAACTGACCGTGCCAAAGATCGAGCAGAGCTATATCGAAGTCAAGGAACGCGAAAAGATCGATATCCTCTGCCGCCTGATCGATATCGCCGATCCCCACCTGTCAATCATCTTCTGCAACACCAAGCGCAGGGCAGAAGAACTTGCCGGCAAGATCAAGGCCCGGGGTTACCGTGCCGAGGAACTGCATGGCGATATGAAACAGTCCCAGCGCGACCGGGTGATGGGGGGGTTCAGGAAAGGTTCCATCGAGATCCTGATCGCAACCGATGTAGCAGCCCGCGGGATCGATGTCGATGACGTTGACATGGTGATCAACTTTGACATCCCGCAGGATGTGGAGTACTATGTTCACCGTATCGGCCGGACCGGCCGTGCCGGAAAGAGCGGCAAGGCAATCACCTTTGTCTCTCCCAAGGACTTCAACAAGCTCCGCGAGATCCAGCACTATGCAAAGGTCCAGATCCCCCGCATGCCCGTTCCCTCGCAGAGCGATGTGGCAGAGACCCGGACCAAGGCAGTGCTCGAAGCAGTGCGCGAGACGATCCAGGCAGGAGGCCTTGAAACCTTTGTCCGTGTCATTGAAAAGGAGACAGAAGGAGATCTCAACACGGTTGATATCGCCGCTGCACTCTTAAAGATGCAGATGGAAGAGCGCCTTGAAGCCCCGGCAGAGAAGCGCGAAGAGGTAGACTTTGCCGACACCGGAGCCGAAGTGGGCATGGTCAGGTTCTTCTTAGCGGTTGGCAGGCAGCACAAGGTTGCCCCAAAAGACATCGTCGGTGCAATTGCCGGTGAGACCGGCATCCCCGGAAAAGCGATCGGCGCGATCCGGATTCTTGACTCCTATTCCTTTGTCGAGATCCCCAAGGAAAACGCAAACGAAGTCTATACCATCATGAAAGAGCGGACCATCCGCAACCAGCCAACCGGTATCGAGCCGGCTGCAGGTAAGCGGGCATATTAA